Proteins encoded within one genomic window of Lysinibacillus louembei:
- the ruvA gene encoding Holliday junction branch migration protein RuvA, giving the protein MYDYLKGQVTRITPEYIVIEQQGIGWRLFTPNPFAFQKTANEQQVFLHMHVREDAQFLYGFTSLDQRELFRKLIQVSGIGPKGALAILATGNPVQVIQAIEMEDESFLVKFPGVGKKTARQMILDLKGKLGALLDNVELPSAEKELPLFGVNPYKHELEEALLALTALGYAERELAKIQPQLEADETLMTTDAYMKQALQLLLKLK; this is encoded by the coding sequence ATGTATGATTATTTAAAAGGACAGGTGACGCGTATAACGCCTGAATACATCGTCATAGAGCAGCAAGGAATTGGCTGGCGATTGTTTACACCGAATCCATTTGCCTTTCAAAAAACAGCGAATGAGCAACAAGTTTTTTTACATATGCATGTGCGTGAGGATGCGCAATTTTTATATGGATTTACAAGCTTAGATCAGCGTGAATTATTCCGCAAGCTCATCCAAGTTTCAGGAATCGGACCAAAGGGCGCCTTGGCGATTTTAGCGACAGGCAACCCTGTCCAAGTTATTCAAGCGATTGAAATGGAGGACGAGTCCTTTTTAGTGAAATTCCCAGGTGTAGGGAAAAAAACGGCACGCCAAATGATTTTAGATTTAAAAGGAAAGCTTGGAGCGCTGTTAGACAATGTGGAGCTCCCGAGCGCAGAGAAAGAGCTGCCATTATTCGGCGTTAATCCGTATAAGCATGAGCTAGAAGAGGCACTATTAGCATTAACAGCACTTGGCTATGCAGAGCGTGAGTTAGCAAAGATACAGCCTCAGCTTGAAGCGGATGAGACATTAATGACGACGGATGCTTATATGAAGCAGGCGTTACAGCTACTATTGAAATTAAAGTAG
- a CDS encoding GGDEF domain-containing protein, with translation MSLLLLDMKTVISLLVIGNICTIILISAYSYQYNNRTVWTFVLGKLLQVIAFTMLLLRDILPFTLSVFLSNTSLLIGTMIECIALLMLLKCLTTTVKRTVFIVTLIGLFSFYSAILFYNFENVRIAVISITIFTLIIFPVYSFYQNRKTSILQYIMLILYSAIALSLMFRAYNALFISTDVTLFAENRYQTLAFLTRFIEMLVGSIGFILLAKEQTDIELTRMAMLDELTNIYNRRAFIQRANALIATELKRKKQLSFIIFDIDRFKGINDTYGHDIGDYILREISQLITNTLPKDSIFGRYGGDEFVILVPNCNRDNAKQLAEALRMAVLHHPFQYISTACTLSLGVATTEVITTISLDGLYKNADKALYHAKENGRNQVYAMSF, from the coding sequence ATGTCACTTTTGCTGCTTGATATGAAAACAGTCATCTCATTGCTAGTTATTGGAAATATCTGTACCATTATACTCATTTCTGCATATAGTTATCAATATAATAATCGCACTGTTTGGACTTTTGTTTTAGGAAAACTCCTACAAGTTATCGCATTCACTATGCTATTATTACGTGACATCCTACCATTTACCCTCTCTGTTTTTTTAAGCAATACCTCGTTGCTTATTGGAACAATGATAGAATGTATTGCACTATTAATGCTGCTTAAATGCTTAACAACAACTGTCAAAAGAACTGTATTTATTGTAACATTAATAGGTTTGTTTAGCTTTTATTCAGCTATTTTGTTTTATAATTTTGAAAATGTGCGCATTGCTGTTATTTCTATTACGATTTTCACACTTATTATATTTCCAGTTTACTCCTTTTACCAAAATCGGAAAACGTCCATTTTACAATATATTATGCTGATTTTATATAGTGCTATCGCTCTATCACTTATGTTTCGTGCATACAATGCCTTATTTATCTCAACAGATGTCACACTTTTTGCAGAAAACAGATACCAAACACTTGCTTTTTTAACACGTTTTATTGAGATGTTAGTTGGCAGCATTGGCTTTATTTTACTTGCAAAGGAACAAACCGATATTGAGCTAACAAGAATGGCGATGCTGGATGAATTAACGAATATTTATAATAGACGTGCCTTTATTCAACGTGCAAATGCGTTAATTGCTACAGAATTAAAGAGAAAAAAACAATTATCCTTTATTATTTTCGATATTGATCGCTTTAAAGGAATTAATGATACATATGGGCATGATATTGGGGATTATATATTAAGGGAAATTTCGCAGTTAATTACCAATACACTGCCAAAAGACTCCATTTTCGGTCGCTATGGTGGAGATGAATTTGTTATTTTAGTACCTAATTGCAATCGTGACAATGCGAAGCAGCTAGCAGAAGCTTTGCGCATGGCCGTTTTACATCACCCATTTCAATATATTTCAACAGCATGCACACTAAGCTTAGGCGTTGCTACAACGGAGGTTATCACAACTATATCTCTAGATGGGCTCTATAAAAATGCAGATAAAGCTTTATACCACGCTAAGGAAAATGGACGTAATCAAGTTTATGCTATGAGCTTTTAA
- a CDS encoding sigma-70 family RNA polymerase sigma factor, with translation MTRAENIPFDTVLDTPEAWLDTLMDTYGLPLTKLTFSYVQDWGKAQEIVQDVFLTCYEQYNKRHTIQSYKAWIYRIAINRAKDYYRTAWFKRIIVKDSGFDQQLPTSLHAEHFVIQQETNEALAHAVLTLPTKYREVILLYYYEELSVHEVATILRCGDNTVKTRLKRAREKLKTLLEGRD, from the coding sequence ATGACACGAGCAGAAAATATCCCATTCGATACGGTATTGGATACACCCGAAGCATGGCTTGATACATTAATGGATACATACGGACTACCACTCACAAAGCTTACCTTTAGCTATGTTCAGGATTGGGGCAAGGCACAGGAAATTGTGCAAGATGTCTTCCTTACCTGTTACGAGCAATACAACAAAAGACATACTATCCAATCATATAAAGCATGGATTTATCGTATCGCCATTAATCGCGCAAAGGATTATTACCGTACAGCATGGTTTAAGCGAATCATTGTGAAGGATAGCGGCTTTGATCAACAGCTCCCTACCTCACTGCATGCGGAGCATTTTGTAATCCAGCAAGAAACAAATGAAGCATTAGCACATGCTGTACTCACATTGCCTACTAAATATCGAGAAGTCATTTTGCTTTATTACTATGAGGAATTATCTGTTCATGAAGTCGCAACCATATTACGCTGTGGTGACAATACAGTAAAGACACGTTTAAAGCGAGCTCGCGAGAAATTGAAAACTTTGTTAGAAGGAAGGGATTAA
- a CDS encoding phosphotransferase, whose product MYIKHNCWKWQTAAGAFFVKKYDDIVIEKKVKNIHQKLANIHFPYHIPIANNNDGLVIQKWHEGRSARFQEKEERLAAVNCLQALHDTSTSINWQLEPLPRQHLPRKWRARFERFLMHEQALTQYLKNDYETIIQMAYKGLRNMQPVPMQLGEATLLHGDVVHHNFLKTEHGMLLIDFDLAVLGSPIDEMILWMHRALPNVDYDVALLLKEHPYTEICKTQLSYIYYPNELLREWLYILQLDKEEREPFLDYLIPFTKKALRHWPKLIAQIEQY is encoded by the coding sequence ATGTACATTAAGCACAATTGCTGGAAATGGCAAACGGCAGCAGGCGCATTTTTTGTTAAAAAATATGATGATATAGTGATTGAAAAAAAAGTTAAAAATATTCATCAAAAACTAGCTAATATCCATTTTCCTTATCATATTCCGATAGCGAACAACAACGATGGGCTTGTGATTCAAAAGTGGCATGAGGGGCGTAGCGCCCGCTTTCAAGAAAAGGAAGAGCGATTGGCGGCTGTTAATTGTTTACAGGCACTTCATGATACGAGCACAAGCATTAATTGGCAATTGGAGCCATTACCACGTCAACACCTACCGCGAAAATGGCGTGCACGATTTGAGCGCTTTTTAATGCACGAACAGGCCTTAACACAGTATTTGAAAAATGACTATGAAACAATTATTCAAATGGCATATAAAGGCTTACGCAATATGCAGCCAGTTCCAATGCAATTAGGGGAAGCAACCTTATTACATGGCGATGTAGTGCATCATAATTTTTTGAAAACAGAGCACGGCATGCTGCTAATTGATTTTGATTTAGCGGTGCTTGGCTCTCCAATTGATGAGATGATTTTATGGATGCACCGAGCGCTCCCAAATGTCGATTATGATGTAGCATTGCTTTTAAAGGAGCATCCTTATACAGAGATTTGTAAGACGCAGCTCTCTTATATTTACTATCCTAATGAGCTGTTGCGAGAATGGCTATATATTTTGCAGTTAGATAAGGAAGAGCGCGAGCCTTTTTTAGATTACTTAATACCGTTTACTAAAAAAGCATTACGACATTGGCCAAAATTAATTGCACAAATCGAGCAATACTAG
- a CDS encoding GTP-binding protein, which translates to MFKTIGILAHVDAGKTTFSEQLLYHMDSIKEKGRVDNQDAHLDYHALERARGITIFAEQGRFQYEGDTYTLIDTPGHVDFSPEMERAIRVMDYAIVIVSAVEGIQGHTETVWQLLQKYNVPTFLFINKIDREGANPQEVLAAMRQELSEEILWIEEDYHEEAVKEWLAERDEQLLDLFLAGELDEAMVKQQLQQQIAARQLFVCMTGSALKDEGVYPFFEQLAKLTMTSFDAIAPFQAEVFKIRHDASGQRLTFMKALQGRLQVRDAFTFDKKTEKVTEIRQYNGAKFETVTSVEAGEVFAVKGLSQAAIGQILGGTEDAVAFELVPTLQAKVVYHGALHMKEVWQQFRLLNEEEPSLRAIWQEQLQEIHVHVMGVIQLEVLVEIAKERFDLAITFADPQIIYKETIASTVTGYGHFEPLKHYAEVHLLMEPIARGNGIQFVNACHADHLSIGNMRLVEQHLFEREHHGLLTGSALTDMKFTLLTGRGHVEYTSGGDFREATFRALRQGLEQAENILLEPYYDVKMKAASDFIGRMMLDIQQAHGTFEPPVMTETTAMLVGKVPVATFMNYSAIFAAYTNGKGVLSLQFAGYDVCHNTEEIIAQKNYDKNADPLYTSSSIFCKRGKGEVIPWDEAEQAMHCLK; encoded by the coding sequence ATGTTTAAAACAATTGGGATTTTAGCACATGTAGATGCGGGAAAAACAACTTTTTCTGAGCAGCTACTTTACCATATGGACAGCATTAAAGAAAAAGGGCGTGTTGATAATCAAGATGCACATTTGGATTATCATGCACTGGAAAGGGCACGTGGCATTACAATTTTTGCAGAGCAAGGACGCTTTCAATATGAAGGAGATACATATACATTAATTGACACACCAGGCCATGTCGATTTTTCACCTGAAATGGAGCGCGCAATCCGTGTGATGGACTATGCCATTGTGATTGTTAGTGCTGTAGAGGGCATTCAAGGGCATACGGAAACGGTTTGGCAATTGCTGCAAAAATACAATGTGCCAACTTTTTTATTTATTAATAAAATTGATCGTGAGGGCGCAAATCCGCAGGAGGTGCTTGCGGCGATGCGTCAGGAGCTATCTGAGGAAATTTTATGGATAGAAGAGGATTATCATGAGGAGGCTGTAAAAGAATGGTTAGCAGAGCGTGATGAACAACTGCTCGACCTCTTTCTAGCTGGTGAATTGGATGAGGCAATGGTAAAGCAGCAACTTCAACAGCAAATTGCAGCACGCCAGCTTTTCGTCTGCATGACAGGCTCTGCATTAAAGGATGAAGGCGTGTACCCATTTTTCGAGCAGCTTGCAAAATTAACTATGACAAGCTTTGATGCAATAGCACCATTTCAAGCAGAGGTATTTAAAATTCGGCATGATGCTAGCGGACAGCGACTAACGTTTATGAAGGCATTGCAGGGGCGTTTACAAGTGCGAGATGCCTTTACATTTGATAAAAAGACAGAAAAAGTAACAGAAATTCGACAGTATAATGGTGCGAAATTTGAAACGGTCACTTCGGTTGAGGCAGGCGAGGTTTTTGCTGTCAAGGGCTTGAGCCAAGCAGCTATTGGCCAGATTTTAGGTGGTACAGAGGACGCGGTTGCCTTTGAATTAGTGCCAACATTACAAGCAAAGGTCGTTTATCATGGCGCTTTACATATGAAGGAAGTGTGGCAACAGTTCCGCTTATTAAATGAGGAGGAGCCGTCATTACGTGCCATTTGGCAGGAGCAATTACAGGAAATCCATGTACATGTTATGGGGGTCATTCAGCTAGAGGTGCTTGTAGAAATTGCCAAAGAGCGCTTCGACCTAGCCATCACGTTTGCTGATCCGCAAATTATTTATAAAGAAACAATTGCTTCAACGGTGACAGGCTATGGACATTTCGAGCCGTTGAAGCATTATGCAGAGGTACATTTATTGATGGAGCCCATCGCACGGGGAAATGGGATTCAATTTGTGAATGCTTGTCATGCTGATCATCTATCGATCGGCAATATGCGCTTAGTGGAGCAGCATTTATTTGAAAGAGAGCATCATGGTTTATTAACAGGCTCTGCCTTAACGGATATGAAATTTACGCTACTGACAGGGCGAGGGCATGTAGAATATACGTCAGGTGGTGATTTCCGAGAAGCGACCTTCCGTGCATTACGCCAAGGCTTGGAGCAGGCAGAAAATATTTTATTAGAGCCTTATTATGATGTTAAAATGAAGGCAGCAAGCGATTTTATTGGGCGCATGATGCTTGATATACAGCAGGCACATGGAACCTTTGAGCCACCTGTGATGACAGAAACAACTGCAATGCTAGTTGGAAAAGTGCCTGTTGCAACATTTATGAATTACAGCGCGATTTTTGCAGCGTATACGAATGGTAAAGGTGTATTAAGCTTACAATTTGCAGGCTATGATGTATGCCATAACACAGAGGAAATTATTGCGCAGAAAAACTATGATAAAAACGCAGACCCACTTTATACGTCATCAAGTATTTTTTGTAAAAGGGGCAAAGGGGAAGTAATTCCTTGGGATGAAGCAGAGCAGGCAATGCATTGTTTGAAATGA
- a CDS encoding LysM peptidoglycan-binding domain-containing protein, whose amino-acid sequence MRVHVVQKGDTLWKIAKQYSIGFDELKRLNAHLANPDYIVPGMEIYLPDGHHVKEKPKEHIKEKPIEKPHNVVPPHTPAPQPPKVEQPIAPQPHWQPPQPVWPEFNLYMPWHIDMMQMQPMMPPPQMQQPIMPPPQPPMMPLPEVQKPPKVEQPIVPRPEIQQPPQVQQPIMPLPEVQQPMLPPMQQPMFPQMMPCQPMPPMCMPPMQMMCCSPMPMPYDMMMYPQMQMPMQPYPNMPQFVEGEQQASPMMEHGMCTENISDEMNQPYPYAPCPQMMPLPCQPMPCPPWQY is encoded by the coding sequence ATGCGAGTTCATGTTGTCCAAAAAGGCGATACACTCTGGAAAATTGCAAAGCAATACAGCATTGGCTTTGATGAGCTAAAACGTTTAAATGCACATTTAGCTAATCCAGATTATATCGTGCCAGGAATGGAAATTTATTTGCCAGACGGTCATCACGTGAAGGAGAAACCAAAAGAACATATTAAGGAAAAGCCGATTGAAAAGCCACACAATGTTGTGCCACCACACACACCGGCACCGCAGCCACCGAAAGTGGAGCAACCAATCGCGCCACAGCCACACTGGCAGCCACCGCAGCCTGTATGGCCAGAGTTCAATTTATACATGCCTTGGCATATTGATATGATGCAAATGCAGCCGATGATGCCACCACCACAAATGCAACAGCCAATCATGCCACCACCGCAGCCACCGATGATGCCGTTACCAGAAGTCCAAAAGCCACCAAAAGTGGAGCAACCAATCGTACCACGTCCTGAAATTCAACAACCGCCACAAGTACAGCAGCCAATCATGCCGTTACCAGAAGTTCAACAGCCTATGTTACCACCAATGCAACAGCCGATGTTTCCACAAATGATGCCATGTCAGCCAATGCCACCGATGTGTATGCCACCAATGCAGATGATGTGTTGTAGCCCAATGCCTATGCCATACGATATGATGATGTATCCACAAATGCAAATGCCAATGCAGCCATATCCAAACATGCCACAGTTTGTAGAAGGAGAGCAGCAAGCTTCGCCTATGATGGAACATGGAATGTGTACAGAAAACATAAGTGACGAAATGAATCAGCCTTACCCATATGCTCCATGCCCGCAAATGATGCCATTACCATGTCAGCCAATGCCATGCCCACCATGGCAATATTAA
- a CDS encoding transcription repressor NadR yields the protein MKKMLGEERRYELLSLLKTAGKAITGTDLAKHANVSRQVIVNDMNLLKARNEPIISTSQGYLYMPLEKAAYIERKVVCSHSAEQALDEMYTIVDCGVTIQNVIVDHAIYGEITASIMVSNRPEVEAFVKRIEDANASYLSALTDGTHMHIISASSEGLLDLAEERLRKKGYLVEN from the coding sequence ATGAAAAAAATGTTAGGCGAAGAACGCCGATACGAGCTATTGTCATTATTAAAAACAGCTGGTAAAGCAATTACAGGCACAGATTTAGCAAAGCATGCCAATGTATCACGCCAAGTGATTGTCAACGATATGAACTTATTAAAGGCACGCAATGAGCCAATCATTTCTACAAGCCAGGGCTATTTATATATGCCTTTAGAAAAAGCAGCTTATATTGAGCGCAAAGTCGTTTGTTCACATAGTGCTGAGCAAGCATTGGACGAGATGTATACGATTGTTGATTGCGGTGTGACGATTCAAAATGTGATTGTCGATCATGCAATTTATGGAGAAATTACTGCCTCCATTATGGTATCCAATCGCCCCGAAGTAGAGGCTTTTGTGAAGCGTATCGAGGATGCTAATGCCAGTTATTTATCCGCGCTCACAGATGGCACACATATGCACATCATTAGCGCATCTTCTGAAGGCTTGCTCGATTTAGCTGAGGAACGATTGAGAAAAAAAGGCTATTTAGTAGAAAATTAA